One Carassius carassius chromosome 20, fCarCar2.1, whole genome shotgun sequence DNA segment encodes these proteins:
- the myh7 gene encoding myosin-7 codes for MDRFFFSRHTCCTSDKAIMADAHMAEFGAAASYLRKSERERLEAQTRPFDMKKECFVPDPDEEYVKASIVSREGDKVTVVNEKRKTVTVKEADIHPQNPPKFDKIEDMAMFTFLHEPAVLFNLKERYAAWMIYTYSGLFCVTVNPYKWLPVYNHEVVIAYRGKKRSEAPPHIFSISDNAYQYMLTDRENQSILITGESGAGKTVNTKRVIQYFASIAAGGSAKKDGSEKKGTLEDQIIQANPALEAFGNAKTIRNDNSSRFGKFIRIHFAASGKLASADIETYLLEKSRVTFQLKAERDYHIFYQILSQKKPELLEMLLITNNPYDYAYISQGETTVASINDSEELLATDEAFDVLGFTQEEKNGIYKLTGAIMHYGNMKFKQKQREEQAEADGTEVADKVAYLMGLNSADLIKGLCHPRVKVGNEWVTKGQNVQQVYYAIGALAKAVYEKMFLWMVVRINQSLDTKQPRQYFIGVLDIAGFEIFDFNTFEQLCINFTNEKLQQFFNHHMFVLEQEEYKKEGIEWEFIDFGMDLQACIDLIEKPMGIMSILEEECMFPKASDATFKAKLYDNHLGKSNNFQKPRAIKGKPESHFSLIHYAGTVDYNINNWLVKNKDPLNETVVGLFQKSTLKLLSMLFANYAGAESGQENSKGGKGGGSKKKGSSFQTVSALHRENLNKLMTNLRSTHPHFVRCIIPNETKTPGAMENPLVMHQLRCNGVLEGIRICRKGFPNRILYGDFKQRYRILNPAAIPEGQFIDSRKGAEKLLSSLDIDHNQYKFGHTKVFFKAGLLGQLEEMRDDRLSLIITGIQARSRGLLARIEFQKIVDRRDALLVIQWNVRAFMGVKNWPWMKLYFKIKPLLKSAEAEKEMANMKDEFAKLKEAYAKSEARRKELEEKMVSLLQEKNDLQLQVQAEQDNLCDAEERCDQLIKNKIQLEAKAKELTERLEDEEEMNAELTAKKRKLEDECSELKKDIDDLELTLAKVEKEKHATENKVKNLTEEMAALDDIIAKLTKERKALQEAHQQTLDDLQSEEDKVNTLTKAKAKLEQQVDDLEGSLEQEKKIRMDLERAKRKLEGDLKLTQESLMDLENDKQQLEELLKKKDFEISQLNGKIEDEQTICIQLQKKLKELQARIEELEEELEAERAARAKVEKQRADLARELEEISERLEEAGGATAAQIEMNKKRETEFQKLRRDLEEATLQHEATAAALRKKQADSVADLGEQIDNLQRVKQKLEKEKSELRLELDDVVSNMEHAVKTKANLEKTCRSLEDQMNEYRTKYEEGQLCINDFTMQKSKLQSENGELSRQLEEKDSLVSQLTRSKMSYTQQTEDLKRQLEEETKAKNALAHAVQSARHDTDLLREQYEEDQEAKAELQRGMSKANSEVAQWRTKYETDAIQRTEELEEAKKKLAQRLQEAEEAVEAVNAKCSSLEKTKHRLQNEIEDLMMDLERSNAAAAALDKKQRNFDKVLAEWKQKYEESQVELESSQKEARCLSTELFKLKNSYEESLDHLETMKRENKNLQEEISDLTEQLGEGGKSIHELEKLRKQLEQEKSEIQSALEEAEASLEHEEGKILRAQLEFNQTKADIERKLAEKDEEMEQSKRNLQRTVDTLQSALESETRSRNEALRIKKKMEGDLNEMEIQLSQANRQAAEAQKQLKSVQAHLKDAQLQLDDSLRTNDDLKENTAIVERRNNLLQAELEELRAALEQTERGRKLAEQELLDTSERVQLLHSQNTSLLNQKKKLETDISQLQTEVEEAVHECRNAEEKAKKAITDAAMMAEELKKEQDTSAHLERMKKNMEQTIKDLQHRLDEAEQIAMKGGKKQVQKLEVRVRELENEVESEQKKSSEAVKGIRKYERRIKELTYQTEEDRKNLARLQDLVDKLQLKVKSYKRAAEEAEEQANTHISKLRKIQHELDEAEERADIAESQVNKLRAKTRDVGSKKGHDEE; via the exons ATGGACAGGTTCTTCTTCAGCCGCCACACCTGTTGCACATCAG ACAAGGCAATCATGGCGGATGCTCATATGGCAGAGTTTGGAGCAGCGGCTTCTTACCTGCGGAAGTCAGAACGAGAGCGTTTGGAAGCACAAACTCGTCCATTTGATATGAAAAAGGAGTGTTTTGTGCCTGATCCAGATGAAGAGTATGTGAAAGCTTCAATCGTCAGTCGTGAAGGTGACAAAGTCACTGTAGTGAATGAGAAAAGAAAG ACTGTCACTGTAAAGGAAGCTGACATTCATCCCCAGAACCCACCAAAGTTTGATAAAATTGAAGACATGGCAATGTTCACCTTCCTTCATGAGCCAGCCGTGCTGTTCAACCTCAAAGAGCGCTATGCAGCATGGATGATCTAT ACCTACTCGGGGCTTTTCTGTGTCACTGTCAACCCTTACAAGTGGCTACCAGTGTACAATCACGAGGTGGTTATAGCCTATAGAGGGAAAAAGAGGAGTGAAGCTCCTCCCCACATCTTTTCCATCTCTGATAATGCCTACCAGTACATGCTGACAG ACAGGGAAAACCAGTCAATTCTGATCAC CGGAGAATCTGGTGCAGGAAAGACTGTAAACACAAAGAGAGTCATTCAATATTTTGCAAGCATTGCAGCTGGAGGCTCAGCAAAGAAAGATGGGTCAGAAAAAAAG GGAACCCTGGAGGATCAAATCATCCAGGCTAATCCTGCTTTGGAAGCTTTTGGTAATGCAAAGACCATCAGAAATGACAACTCCTCAAGATTT GGAAAATTTATCCGAATTCATTTTGCTGCCAGTGGCAAGCTGGCCTCTGCTGACATTGAGACAT atCTTCTGGAGAAGTCAAGGGTGACGTTCCAGCTTAAAGCTGAAAGGGACTATCACATTTTCTACCAAATCCTTTCTCAGAAGAAACCTGAGCTGCTAG AGATGCTGCTCATCACCAATAACCCCTATGACTACGCTTACATCTCTCAAGGAGAAACAACTGTAGCCTCAATTAATGATAGTGAAGAACTACTTGCCACTGAT GAAGCGTTTGATGTGCTAGGCTTTACTCAGGAGGAGAAAAATGGCATCTATAAACTGACTGGAGCCATTATGCATTATGGCAATATGAAGTTCAAACAAAAGCAGAGGGAGGAGCAAGCAGAAGCTGATGGGACTGAAG TTGCAGACAAAGTTGCGTATCTGATGGGCCTCAACTCTGCTGACCTAATCAAAGGTTTATGCCATCCAAGAGTGAAAGTAGGAAATGAGTGGGTCACCAAAGGGCAAAATGTCCAGCAG GTGTACTACGCTATTGGTGCACTGGCCAAGGCAGTGTATGAAAAAATGTTCCTTTGGATGGTTGTAAGAATCAATCAGTCTCTGGACACTAAACAACCTCGTCAATATTTCATTGGAGTACTGGATATTGCTGGTTTTGAGATTTTTGAT TTCAACACCTTTGAGCAACTCTGCATCAACTTTACCAATGAGAAACTGCAACAGTTTTTCAACCACCACATGTTTGTGCTGGAACAAGAAGAGTACAAGAAAGAAGGGATTGAATGGGAGTTCATTGACTTTGGCATGGACTTACAGGCCTGCATTGATCTCATTGAGAAA CCTATGGGCATCATGTCCATCCTTGAAGAGGAGTGTATGTTTCCCAAAGCCAGCGATGCGACCTTTAAAGCCAAGCTTTATGACAACCACCTTGGGAAATCAAACAACTTCCAGAAACCAAGAGCAATCAAAGGGAAGCCAGAGTCTCATTTTTCTCTGATTCACTATGCTGGTACAGTTGACTATAATATCAACAACTGGCTGGTGAAGAACAAAGACCCACTGAATGAGACTGTTGTTGGACTCTTTCAAAAGTCCACACTCAAGCTGCTGTCAATGCTCTTTGCTAATTATGCTGGGGCAGAGTCTG GTCAAGAGAATAGTAAGGGAGGTAAAGGAGGTGGAAGTAAGAAGAAGGGCTCCTCATTCCAAACTGTGTCTGCGCTTCACAGG GAAAACTTGAATAAGTTAATGACAAACCTAAGATcaactcaccctcattttgtgcGCTGCATCATACCTAATGAGACAAAGACTCCTGGTGCAATGGAGAATCCTTTGGTCATGCACCAGCTACGCTGTAACGGTGTACTGGAGGGCATCAGGATTTGCAGGAAGGGCTTCCCCAATAGAATCCTCTATGGAGATTTCAAACAGAG GTACCGAATCCTAAACCCTGCAGCCATACCTGAAGGTCAATTCATAGATAGCAGGAAAGGAGCTGAGAAACTCCTGAGTTCACTGGATATTGATCACAATCAATATAAATTTGGACACACAAAg GTGTTCTTCAAGGCTGGTTTACTGGGTCAGCTGGAAGAAATGAGAGATGACAGACTATCTCTAATTATTACTGGTATTCAAGCTAGATCCAGAGGCCTTCTAGCAAGGATTGAGTTCCAGAAGATAGTTGACAGAAG GGATGCCCTACTGGTTATCCAGTGGAATGTCCGTGCCTTCATGGGGGTGAAGAATTGGCCCTGGATGAAGCTATATTTCAAGATCAAACCTCTACTAAAGTCAGCAGAAGCAGAAAAAGAGATGGCAAATATGAAAGATGAATTTGCCAAGCTTAAAGAGGCTTATGCTAAATCTGAAGCCCGAAGGAAAGAACTGGAAGAAAAAATGGTATCTCTTCTCCAAGAGAAGAATGACCTACAACTTCAGGTCCAAGCG GAGCAAGACAATCTCTGTGATGCAGAAGAGCGATGCGACCAGCTCATCAAAAACAAGATTCAGCTTGAGGCAAAAGCCAAAGAGCTCACAGAGCGActtgaggatgaggaggagatgAACGCAGAGCTGACAGCTAAGAAGAGGAAGCTGGAGGATGAGTGCTCAGAGCTGAAGAAAGATATTGATGATCTGGAGCTGACTCTGGCTAAAGTGGAGAAAGAGAAGCATGCTACTGAAAACAAG GTGAAGAACCTGACAGAGGAAATGGCAGCTTTGGACGACATCATTGCAAAGCTTACTAAGGAGAGAAAGGCCTTGCAAGAAGCTCATCAGCAGACACTGGATGACTTGCAAAGTGAGGAGGACAAAGTCAACACCCTCACCAAGGCAAAAGCAAAGCTAGAGCAGCAAGTGGATGAT TTGGAAGGATCTCTTGAGCAAGAAAAAAAGATCCGTATGGATCTAGAAAGAGCCAAGAGGAAACTAGAAGGAGACTTGAAGTTAACCCAGGAGAGCTTAATGGACCTGGAGAATGACAAACAGCAGTTAGAGGAGCTTCTGAAAAA GAAAGATTTTGAGATCAGTCAGCTCAATGGGAAAATCGAGGATGAACAAACTATTTGTATTCAGCTACAGAAAAAACTGAAGGAACttcag GCACGTATTGAGGAGCTGGAGGAGGAGCTTGAGGCAGAAAGAGCTGCTAGAGCCAAGGTGGAGAAACAAAGAGCCGATTTAGCCAGAGAGCTGGAGGAGATCAGTGAGAGACTGGAGGAGGCTGGAGGAGCTACAGCTGCTCAGATTGAGATGAACAAGAAACGGGAAACTGAGTTTCAGAAACTTCGGAGAGACCTTGAAGAGGCCACTCTACAACACGAGGCTACTGCCGCCGCACTGAGGAAAAAACAAGCCGACAGTGTGGCAGACTTGGGAGAGCAAATAGACAATCTTCAAAGAGTCAAGCAAAAACTGGAAAAGGAAAAAAGTGAACTCAGGCTGGAGCTGGATGATGTGGTCTCAAACATGGAACATGCTGTTAAGACGAAG GCAAATCTTGAGAAGACCTGCAGGTCTTTGGaagatcaaatgaatgaatacagaACAAAATATGAGGAGGGCCAGCTTTGTATCAATGACTTCACAATGCAAAAATCTAAACTACAATCTGAAAATG GTGAACTTTCAAGACAGCTGGAGGAGAAGGACTCTCTTGTCTCCCAGCTAACTAGAAGCAAGATGTCTTATACTCAGCAAACTGAAGATCTTAAAAGGCAATTGGAGGAGGAAACTAAG GCGAAGAATGCCTTAGCCCATGCTGTACAGTCAGCTCGTCATGACACAGATCTGCTCAGAGAGCAGTATGAGGAGGATCAGGAGGCCAAAGCAGAGCTACAGCGAGGCATGTCCAAAGCTAATTCTGAGGTGGCTCAGTGGAGAACAAAGTATGAAACTGATGCCATCCAGAGAACAGAAGAACTGGAGGAAGCCAA GAAGAAACTGGCTCAACGGTTGCAGGAGGCTGAAGAAGCTGTTGAAGCAGTAAATGCGAAATGCTCATCTCTTGAAAAGACTAAACACAGACTCCAAAATGAGATTGAAGATCTTATGATGGACCTGGAGAGGTCTAATGCAGCTGCAGCAGCCTTGGACAAGAAACAAAGAAACTTTGATAAA gtcCTGGCTGAGTGGAAGCAGAAGTACGAAGAGTCGCAGGTTGAACTAGAGAGCTCTCAAAAGGAAGCCAGATGTCTGAGTACTGAACTTTTCAAGCTGAAGAATTCCTATGAAGAATCTTTGGATCACTTGGAGACCAtgaagagagaaaataaaaatctccAAG AGGAGATTTCTGATCTCACTGAGCAACTTGGTGAGGGAGGAAAGAGCATTCATGAACTGGAGAAATTGAGAAAACAGCTGGAACAAGAAAAAAGTGAGATTCAGTCTGCTTTGGAAGAGGCAGAA GCCTCACTGGAGCACGAGGAGGGTAAAATTCTGCGAGCTCAGCTAGAATTCAACCAAACAAAGGCTGATATTGAGCGCAAACTAGCTGAGAAGGATGAAGAGATGGAGCAGAGCAAACGCAATTTGCAGAGAACCGTCGATACTCTGCAAAGTGCTTTGGAGTCAGAAACACGAAGCAGGAACGAGGCCCTCAGAATAAAAAAGAAGATGGAAGGGGATCTAAATGAAATGGAGATCCAGCTTAGTCAGGCAAATCGACAAGCAGCAGAGGCTCAAAAACAACTCAAGAGTGTCCAAGCACATCTGAAA GATGCTCAGCTACAGCTGGATGACTCTCTGAGAACAAATGATGATCTCAAGGAGAACACTGCGATTGTAGAGAGACGCAACAACCTTCTGCAGGCTGAACTAGAGGAGCTGAGAGCAGCTCTTGAGCAAACTGAGAGAGGCCGCAAACTTGCGGAGCAAGAGCTGCTGGATACCAGTGAAAGAGTGCAGCTACTGCACTCCCAG AATACAAGCCTCTTGAATCAGAAGAAGAAGCTTGAGACTGACATATCCCAGCTTCAGACAGAAGTGGAAGAGGCAGTGCATGAATGCAGGAACGCTGAAGAAAAAGCCAAGAAGGCCATAACTGATGCTGCCATGATGGCTGAGGAGTTGAAGAAGGAGCAGGACACAAGTGCTCACCTGGAGCGCATGAAGAAGAACATGGAGCAGACCATTAAGGACCTACAGCACCGCCTGGATGAAGCAGAACAGATTGCTATGAAAGGAGGAAAGAAACAAGTCCAGAAACTAGAAGTTCGG GTGAGGGAGCTGGAGAATGAAGTAGAATCAGAGCAGAAGAAGAGCAGCGAGGCAGTTAAAGGAATTCGCAAATATGAGAGACGTATTAAAGAACTGACCTATCag aCTGAGGAGGACCGCAAGAATCTAGCTCGACTGCAAGATCTTGTTGATAAGCTTCAGCTAAAGGTCAAATCTTACAAGAGGGCTGCAGAGGAAGCT GAGGAACAAGCCAACACACATATTAGCAAGTTACGGAAAATCCAGCATGAACTTGATGAAGCAGAAGAAAGAGCTGACATTGCAGAGTCACAAGTCAACAAACTACGTGCTAAAACTCGTGATGTCGGTTCTAAG AAGGGACATGATGAAGAGTAA